From a single Nymphaea colorata isolate Beijing-Zhang1983 chromosome 4, ASM883128v2, whole genome shotgun sequence genomic region:
- the LOC116252299 gene encoding alcohol dehydrogenase class-3: protein MATQGQVIICKAAVAWEPNKPLVIEDVEVAPPQAGEVRIKILYTALCHTDAYTWGGKDPEGLFPCILGHEAAGIVESVGDGVTEVQPGDHVIPCYQAECRECKFCKSGKTNLCGKVRAATGAGVMMNDRKSRFSIKGKPIYHFMGTSTFSQYTVVHDVSVAKVDPSAPLDKICLLGCGVPTGLGAVWNTAKVEPGSTVAIFGLGTVGLAVAEGAKAAGASRVIGIDIDSKKFDVAKNFGATEFINPKDHDKPIQQVIVDMTDGGVDYSFECIGNVSVMRSALECCHKGWGQSVIVGVAASGQEISTRPFQLVTGRVWKGTAFGGFKSRSQVPWLVDKYMKKEIKVDEYITHNLKLGEINEAFHLMHEGGCLRCVLAVHS from the exons ATGGCTACTCAAGGCCAAGTTATCATCTGCAAAG CTGCTGTTGCTTGGGAACCGAACAAGCCCCTGGTGATTGAAGATGTTGAAGTTGCTCCACCGCAAGCTGGGGAGGTCCGAATCAAGATACTTTATACTGCGCTCTGCCACACGGATGCCTATACATGGGGCGGAAAG GATCCTGAGGGACTATTCCCTTGCATTCTTGGCCATGAGGCTGCTGG AATTGTTGAAAGTGTTGGTGACGGCGTCACAGAAGTACAACCTGGAGATCATGTTATACCTTGTTACCAGGCTGAATGTAGAGAATGCAAGTTTTGTAAATCAGGCAAAACAAATCTGTGTGGAAAAGTTCGGGCAGCGACAGGTGCTGGAGTGATGATGAATGATCGAAAAAGTCGATTCTCCATCAAAGGAAAGCCTATCTATCACTTCATGGGAACATCAACTTTTAGTCAATACACAGTGGTACATGATGTTAGTGTTGCAAAGGTTGATCCAAGTGCTCCTCTGGACAAGATCTGTCTGCTTGGATGTGGTGTTCCAACAG GTCTTGGTGCAGTTTGGAACACAGCAAAAGTGGAACCGGGTTCTACCGTTGCTATATTTGGGCTTGGAACAGTTGGTCTTGCA GTTGCCGAGGGGGCGAAGGCAGCTGGGGCTTCGCGCGTAATTGGAATTGATATTGACAGCAAAAAGTTTGATGTTG CAAAAAACTTTGGAGCCACTGAATTTATCAATCCAAAGGACCATGATAAACCCATCCAGCAAGTAATTGTTGACATGACAGATGGAGGGGTTGATTACAGCTTTGAGTGCATTGGAAATGTTTCTGTGATGAGATCTGCTTTGGAATGCTGTCACAAG GGTTGGGGGCAGTCTGTTATTGTTGGTGTCGCTGCATCTGGTCAGGAAATATCTACTCGGCCATTTCAACTTGTAACTGGCCGTGTTTGGAAGGGGACAGCCTTTGGTGGTTTCAAAAGCCGCTCCCAAGTGCCGTGGCTTGTCGACAAGTACATGAAGAAG GAAATCAAGGTTGATGAGTATATCACTCACAACCTGAAGCTTGGGGAAATCAACGAGGCATTTCATTTGATGCATGAAGGCGGTTGTCTCAGATGTGTTCTTGCAGTGCATTCTTAA
- the LOC116253532 gene encoding ammonium transporter 1 member 1-like, giving the protein MANLTCSADFLGPLLGASANATTAAEFICGRFQNAADQFTATTYAVNNTYLLFSAYLVFSMQLGFAMLCAGSVRAKNTMNIMLTNVLDAAAGGLFYYLFGFAFAFGSPSNGFIGKHFFGLKAFPNPTYDYSNFLYQWAFAIAAAGITSGSIAERTQFVAYLIYSAFLTGFVYPVVSHWFWASDGWASAFNTSNLLFGTGVIDFAGSGVVHLVGGVAGLWGALIEGPRIGRFDHSGRSVALRGHSASLVVLGTFLLWFGWYGFNPGSFNTILVSYTPGGFYGQWSGVGRTALTTTLAGCTAALTTLFGKRLISGHWNVMDVCNGLLGGFAAITAGCSVVEPWAAIICGFVASWVLIGCNKLAAIVKYDDPLEAAQLHGGCGMWGLIFTGLFATKNYVNEVYSNKADRPYGLFMGGGGKLLAANLIQILTIIGWVSVTMGPLFFILNKLRLLRISPEDELEGMDKTRHGGLAYAWHDDGEGGDSKKGFMMTPPFKVGDRPSPTNNGNQV; this is encoded by the coding sequence ATGGCCAACCTGACCTGCTCGGCCGACTTCCTGGGTCCCCTGCTGGGGGCCTCTGCGAATGCCACCACAGCTGCGGAGTTCATCTGCGGCCGTTTCCAGAACGCCGCCGATCAGTTCACGGCGACCACCTACGCCGTGAACAACACCTACCTCCTCTTCTCCGCCTACCTCGTCTTCTCCATGCAGCTCGGATTCGCCATGCTCTGCGCCGGGTCCGTTCGAGCCAAGAACACCATGAATATCATGCTTACAAACGTTCTGGATGCGGCGGCCGGTGGTCTCTTTTACTATCTCTTCGGCTTCGCCTTCGCCTTCGGTTCACCGAGTAACGGCTTCATCGGCAAGCACTTCTTCGGCCTTAAGGCCTTCCCCAACCCCACGTATGACTACAGCAACTTCCTCTACCAGTGGGCCTTCGCAATCGCCGCCGCCGGCATCACCAGCGGCTCCATTGCCGAGCGCACTCAGTTCGTTGCATACCTCATCTACTCCGCCTTCCTGACGGGCTTCGTCTACCCCGTCGTCTCCCACTGGTTCTGGGCCAGCGACGGCTGGGCGAGCGCCTTCAACACCTCTAACCTCCTCTTCGGAACCGGTGTCATCGACTTCGCTGGCTCAGGCGTCGTCCACCTCGTTGGAGGCGTCGCTGGCCTCTGGGGCGCACTCATCGAGGGGCCCCGTATCGGCCGCTTCGATCACTCAGGCCGCTCTGTCGCCCTCCGCGGCCACAGCGCCTCCCTCGTCGTTCTCGGCACGTTCCTCCTCTGGTTCGGCTGGTACGGCTTCAACCCAGGCTCCTTCAACACCATCCTCGTCTCCTACACCCCCGGCGGCTTCTACGGCCAGTGGAGTGGTGTTGGCCGCACCGCGCTCACGACAACCCTCGCCGGCTGCACTGCTGCCCTCACCACACTCTTCGGCAAGCGCCTCATCTCCGGCCACTGGAACGTGATGGATGTCTGCAATGGGCTCCTCGGTGGCTTCGCCGCCATCACCGCCGGATGCTCCGTCGTCGAACCATGGGCGGCTATCATCTGCGGCTTCGTCGCCTCATGGGTGCTCATCGGCTGCAACAAGCTCGCGGCCATCGTCAAGTATGACGACCCATTAGAGGCCGCGCAGCTTCACGGCGGCTGTGGCATGTGGGGCCTCATCTTCACCGGCCTCTTTGCCACCAAGAATTATGTCAATGAGGTTTACTCCAACAAGGCCGACCGCCCGTACGGTCTCTTCATGGGCGGCGGAGGAAAGCTGCTCGCGGCCAACCTCATCCAGATCCTGACGATCATCGGGTGGGTGAGCGTCACCATGGGACCcctcttcttcatcttgaaCAAGCTCCGGCTGCTCAGGATCTCGCCGGAGGACGAGCTCGAGGGAATGGATAAGACGAGGCACGGCGGCCTCGCCTACGCCTGGCACGACGACGGCGAAGGCGGCGACTCCAAGAAGGGCTTCATGATGACCCCGCCCTTCAAGGTTGGGGATCGCCCGTCACCCACCAACAACGGCAATCAAGTCTAA
- the LOC116252626 gene encoding uncharacterized protein LOC116252626 isoform X2 — MTQAWLDDANALSTSTSHTSSSRACSQPQTYSCTKQSRGNVFQLLAWREISPQVKRSAKKLWANAAVQDSNYCRARCEVIDAKQRLLSWVESESLRHLSAKYCPLVPPPRSTIAAAFSPDGRTLASTHGDHTVKIIDCQTGSCLKVLSGHRRTPWVVRFHPGHPEVLASGSLDHEVRLWDANSAECIGSRDFYRPIASIAFHAQGDLLAVASGHKLYIWQYSRKGESSPSIVLRTRRSLRAVHFHPHAAPFLLTAEVNDLDSPDSPITLATSPCYLHYPPPAVVFANVHSASSQISDTGVTNQAPMMPFPCLLWPAAFVGEHVWSSQQDSMVIDSNTGPQTRESSLQLLAVTNTNNHENVAAMSSLVSSSRNLPESISNHIAGNTRSESTADMMETADGQSFDMLESRGMDNTMERPNDANNMSTLTEPPVPSVLNGTDHPQSPGRQSSPATAGASTINPSSISGNSNLQMLLRNIAVGHLHQFLPLGDPSCWELSFLQGWLMGQSHAGMHPVLPVSDGSHGGSLGIRGIASNVMAFDSQAAQSVEASGASSAVMRGGSRSNFRHRSRSRVMTNTSSGEGPAVATIEDNVPHTGGATLASDGAAPSSMSAAAAAAELPCTVKLRIWPHDIQNPCAPLDPHTCRLTIPHAVLCSEMGAHFSPCGRFLAACVACVLPHVETDPGTQMQMHQDVVGAATSPTRHPIAAHRIVYELRIYSLEEATFGEVLASRAIRAAHCLTSIQFSPTSEHILLAYGRRHNSLLRSLVVDGETTIPIYTILEVYKVSDMELVRVLPSADDEVNVACFHPVVGGGLVYGTKEGKLRLLHYDGPNNANCMGPGSSLDDNMLEVQTYALEC; from the exons ATGACTCAAGCTTGGTTGGATGATGCTAATGCTCTTTCAACTTCAACATCACACACTAGTTCATCAAGAGCATGCTCTCAACCTCAGACATATTCATGCACAAAACAGAG TCGCGGTAATGTGTTCCAGTTGCTAGCTTGGAGGGAGATTTCTCCTCAAGTAAAGAGGTCGGCCAAAAAACTGTGGGCAAATGCTGCTGTTCAGGATTCAAATTATTGCAGGGCACGATGTGAAGTGATAGATGCAAAGCAGCGTCTCCTTTCATG GGTAGAGTCAGAGTCACTGAGGCATTTATCTGCTAAATACTGCCCTTTGGTGCCACCACCTAGGTCAACTATTGCTGCAGCTTTTAGTCCTGATGGGAGAACCCTAGCATCAACTCA TGGTGACCACACTGTAAAGATAATTGATTGTCAAACTGGAAGCTGCTTAAAAGTGTTGAGTGGGCATAGGCGAACTCCTTGGGTG GTGAGATTTCATCCTGGGCATCCAGAAGTTCTTGCCAGTGGAAGTTTGGATCATGAAGTTCGTTTATGGGATGCTAATAGTGCAGAATGCATAGGGTCACGTGATTTCT ATCGTCCTATTGCTTCTATTGCTTTTCATGCTCAAGGGGACTTACTTGCTGTAGCATCAGGTCATAAG cTGTACATATGGCAATACAGCAGGAAAGGGGAGTCTTCTCCTTCCATTGTGCTACGCACTCGTCGCTCCTTGAGAGCTGTGCATTTTCACCCTCATGCTGCTCCATTTCTTCTGACTGCTGAG GTTAATGATCTTGATTCACCAGATTCTCCAATTACTCTAGCTACATCTCCTTGCTACTTGCATTATCCTCCTCCTGCTGTGGTATTCGCAAATGTCCATTCTGCTTCCAGCCAAATTAGTGATACAGGGGTTACCAACCAAGCCCCTATGATGCCCTTCCCTTGTTTGCTTTGGCCAGCTGCTTTTGTTGGAGAACATGTTTGGTCTTCACAGCAAGACAGTATGGTCATTGATTCAAACACTGGGCCACAAACAAGGGAATCTTCTCTACAGCTTCTGGCAGTGACAAACACAAACAACCATGAAAATGTAGCAGCCATGTCCTCATTAGTTTCTAGTTCAAGAAATCTACCTGAAAGTATAAGCAATCACATTGCTGGCAACACACGTTCGGAGTCCACAGCAGACATGATGGAAACTGCTGATGGGCAATCTTTTGATATGCTTGAATCCAGAGGAATGGACAACACTATGGAGAGGCCAAATGATGCCAATAACATGTCAACGTTGACTGAACCTCCTGTTCCTTCAGTACTTAATGGTACAGATCACCCACAATCACCTGGGAGGCAGTCCAGCCCAGCAACAGCAGGTGCTTCTACCATCAATCCGTCAAGTATTTCTGGAAATTCCAATCTTCAAATGCTCCTAAGAAATATTGCTGTTGGACATCTTCATCAGTTTTTACCACTCGGTGATCCATCATGTTGGGAGCTGTCCTTTTTGCAAGGTTGGTTGATGGGTCAGTCACATGCTGGAATGCATCCAGTATTGCCTGTTTCTGATGGGTCCCATGGGGGTTCGCTGGGGATTAGGGGCATTGCATCCAATGTCATGGCATTTGATTCACAGGCAGCCCAGAGTGTGGAAGCTAGTGGTGCTTCTTCAGCAGTAATGAGAGGTGGCTCAAGGTCCAATTTCCGTCATCGATCTCGTTCAAGAGTGATGACCAATACAAGCTCAGGAGAAGGACCTGCTGTTGCTACTATTGAAGATAATGTTCCCCATACTGGTGGTGCTACATTGGCTTCTGATGGTGCTGCACCATCTTCAATGtcagctgctgctgctgctgcagagTTGCCTTGCACTGTGAAGCTAAGAATTTGGCCACACGATATCCAAAATCCTTGTGCGCCTCTGGATCCACATACTTGTCGCTTAACTATACCACATGCAGTTCTTTGCAG TGAAATGGGAGCTCATTTTTCCCCTTGTGGACGGTTTTTGGCTGCTTGTGTTGCATGCGTACTTCCCCATGTAGAAACAGATCCAGGAACACAAATGCAAATGCATCAAGATGTTGTTGGGGCTGCAACATCTCCAACAAGGCACCCAATTGCGGCACACCGGATTGTTTATGAACTTCGTATATATTCTCTTGAGGAAGCCAC TTTTGGGGAAGTGCTTGCATCAAGGGCTATAAGGGCCGCTCATTGTCTGACCTCTATTCAG TTTTCACCCACATCTGAACACATACTACTAGCATATGGTCGCCGCCATAATTCTCTCCTAAGGAGCCTTGTTGTTGATGGAGAGACGACTATACCAATATACACTATCTTGGAG GTATATAAAGTTTCAGACATGGAACTTGTCAGAGTCCTTCCTAGCGCTGACGACGAAGTTAATGTTGCTTGCTTTCATCCAGTAGTTGGAGGTGGTCTTGTCTATGGGACGAAG GAAGGAAAGCTTCGGCTTTTACATTATGATGGTCCCAATAATGCAAATTGCATGGGCCCTGGATCTTCTTTGGACGACAATATGCTTGAG GTGCAGACATATGCCTTAGAGTGTTGA
- the LOC116252626 gene encoding uncharacterized protein LOC116252626 isoform X1 — MQSDGACGLRKQMTQAWLDDANALSTSTSHTSSSRACSQPQTYSCTKQSRGNVFQLLAWREISPQVKRSAKKLWANAAVQDSNYCRARCEVIDAKQRLLSWVESESLRHLSAKYCPLVPPPRSTIAAAFSPDGRTLASTHGDHTVKIIDCQTGSCLKVLSGHRRTPWVVRFHPGHPEVLASGSLDHEVRLWDANSAECIGSRDFYRPIASIAFHAQGDLLAVASGHKLYIWQYSRKGESSPSIVLRTRRSLRAVHFHPHAAPFLLTAEVNDLDSPDSPITLATSPCYLHYPPPAVVFANVHSASSQISDTGVTNQAPMMPFPCLLWPAAFVGEHVWSSQQDSMVIDSNTGPQTRESSLQLLAVTNTNNHENVAAMSSLVSSSRNLPESISNHIAGNTRSESTADMMETADGQSFDMLESRGMDNTMERPNDANNMSTLTEPPVPSVLNGTDHPQSPGRQSSPATAGASTINPSSISGNSNLQMLLRNIAVGHLHQFLPLGDPSCWELSFLQGWLMGQSHAGMHPVLPVSDGSHGGSLGIRGIASNVMAFDSQAAQSVEASGASSAVMRGGSRSNFRHRSRSRVMTNTSSGEGPAVATIEDNVPHTGGATLASDGAAPSSMSAAAAAAELPCTVKLRIWPHDIQNPCAPLDPHTCRLTIPHAVLCSEMGAHFSPCGRFLAACVACVLPHVETDPGTQMQMHQDVVGAATSPTRHPIAAHRIVYELRIYSLEEATFGEVLASRAIRAAHCLTSIQFSPTSEHILLAYGRRHNSLLRSLVVDGETTIPIYTILEVYKVSDMELVRVLPSADDEVNVACFHPVVGGGLVYGTKEGKLRLLHYDGPNNANCMGPGSSLDDNMLEVQTYALEC, encoded by the exons gGGCATGTGGATTAAGGAAACAAATGACTCAAGCTTGGTTGGATGATGCTAATGCTCTTTCAACTTCAACATCACACACTAGTTCATCAAGAGCATGCTCTCAACCTCAGACATATTCATGCACAAAACAGAG TCGCGGTAATGTGTTCCAGTTGCTAGCTTGGAGGGAGATTTCTCCTCAAGTAAAGAGGTCGGCCAAAAAACTGTGGGCAAATGCTGCTGTTCAGGATTCAAATTATTGCAGGGCACGATGTGAAGTGATAGATGCAAAGCAGCGTCTCCTTTCATG GGTAGAGTCAGAGTCACTGAGGCATTTATCTGCTAAATACTGCCCTTTGGTGCCACCACCTAGGTCAACTATTGCTGCAGCTTTTAGTCCTGATGGGAGAACCCTAGCATCAACTCA TGGTGACCACACTGTAAAGATAATTGATTGTCAAACTGGAAGCTGCTTAAAAGTGTTGAGTGGGCATAGGCGAACTCCTTGGGTG GTGAGATTTCATCCTGGGCATCCAGAAGTTCTTGCCAGTGGAAGTTTGGATCATGAAGTTCGTTTATGGGATGCTAATAGTGCAGAATGCATAGGGTCACGTGATTTCT ATCGTCCTATTGCTTCTATTGCTTTTCATGCTCAAGGGGACTTACTTGCTGTAGCATCAGGTCATAAG cTGTACATATGGCAATACAGCAGGAAAGGGGAGTCTTCTCCTTCCATTGTGCTACGCACTCGTCGCTCCTTGAGAGCTGTGCATTTTCACCCTCATGCTGCTCCATTTCTTCTGACTGCTGAG GTTAATGATCTTGATTCACCAGATTCTCCAATTACTCTAGCTACATCTCCTTGCTACTTGCATTATCCTCCTCCTGCTGTGGTATTCGCAAATGTCCATTCTGCTTCCAGCCAAATTAGTGATACAGGGGTTACCAACCAAGCCCCTATGATGCCCTTCCCTTGTTTGCTTTGGCCAGCTGCTTTTGTTGGAGAACATGTTTGGTCTTCACAGCAAGACAGTATGGTCATTGATTCAAACACTGGGCCACAAACAAGGGAATCTTCTCTACAGCTTCTGGCAGTGACAAACACAAACAACCATGAAAATGTAGCAGCCATGTCCTCATTAGTTTCTAGTTCAAGAAATCTACCTGAAAGTATAAGCAATCACATTGCTGGCAACACACGTTCGGAGTCCACAGCAGACATGATGGAAACTGCTGATGGGCAATCTTTTGATATGCTTGAATCCAGAGGAATGGACAACACTATGGAGAGGCCAAATGATGCCAATAACATGTCAACGTTGACTGAACCTCCTGTTCCTTCAGTACTTAATGGTACAGATCACCCACAATCACCTGGGAGGCAGTCCAGCCCAGCAACAGCAGGTGCTTCTACCATCAATCCGTCAAGTATTTCTGGAAATTCCAATCTTCAAATGCTCCTAAGAAATATTGCTGTTGGACATCTTCATCAGTTTTTACCACTCGGTGATCCATCATGTTGGGAGCTGTCCTTTTTGCAAGGTTGGTTGATGGGTCAGTCACATGCTGGAATGCATCCAGTATTGCCTGTTTCTGATGGGTCCCATGGGGGTTCGCTGGGGATTAGGGGCATTGCATCCAATGTCATGGCATTTGATTCACAGGCAGCCCAGAGTGTGGAAGCTAGTGGTGCTTCTTCAGCAGTAATGAGAGGTGGCTCAAGGTCCAATTTCCGTCATCGATCTCGTTCAAGAGTGATGACCAATACAAGCTCAGGAGAAGGACCTGCTGTTGCTACTATTGAAGATAATGTTCCCCATACTGGTGGTGCTACATTGGCTTCTGATGGTGCTGCACCATCTTCAATGtcagctgctgctgctgctgcagagTTGCCTTGCACTGTGAAGCTAAGAATTTGGCCACACGATATCCAAAATCCTTGTGCGCCTCTGGATCCACATACTTGTCGCTTAACTATACCACATGCAGTTCTTTGCAG TGAAATGGGAGCTCATTTTTCCCCTTGTGGACGGTTTTTGGCTGCTTGTGTTGCATGCGTACTTCCCCATGTAGAAACAGATCCAGGAACACAAATGCAAATGCATCAAGATGTTGTTGGGGCTGCAACATCTCCAACAAGGCACCCAATTGCGGCACACCGGATTGTTTATGAACTTCGTATATATTCTCTTGAGGAAGCCAC TTTTGGGGAAGTGCTTGCATCAAGGGCTATAAGGGCCGCTCATTGTCTGACCTCTATTCAG TTTTCACCCACATCTGAACACATACTACTAGCATATGGTCGCCGCCATAATTCTCTCCTAAGGAGCCTTGTTGTTGATGGAGAGACGACTATACCAATATACACTATCTTGGAG GTATATAAAGTTTCAGACATGGAACTTGTCAGAGTCCTTCCTAGCGCTGACGACGAAGTTAATGTTGCTTGCTTTCATCCAGTAGTTGGAGGTGGTCTTGTCTATGGGACGAAG GAAGGAAAGCTTCGGCTTTTACATTATGATGGTCCCAATAATGCAAATTGCATGGGCCCTGGATCTTCTTTGGACGACAATATGCTTGAG GTGCAGACATATGCCTTAGAGTGTTGA